AGGCGAACACTCCCATTGGCTCTTGCCCTTCTGAAAGTTCTAGAATGATCTACCGTGTTCTCCGCAAGCTTCGATGCCTTGTTTAGGATGTTTGTGAAGCCCGCGGAAGTAAACCGCAAATCTATACCGCTCTGTGGCGAGTTAACCTTCGTGGTTTGGTAATGTTGTTAGCCTACGCTTTGTACGAGCCAGTTTATAACAACACACGCCGTCTTTCTTGTTTACCGTTGTTTTTAACAAACAAAACCCGGTGCAGTGTAGTTATTGCTATGTTCAAAAGATGGCGCTCTATGTCCAGCCGCACGCGTTATTTTGGTGCAGTCTCCTAGCAGGGGTTACGAGAGAGAGAGTGGTCGTCGAGTGCGCAGCGAAGCGCTTCCGCTTGGTCTTCGGCGTTCCAGATTTTTCTAGAAATGCGCCGAAGAAAAACAGACGCGCATTAGTCATGCAAAGGTGATCAGAAGGGCGGCATTGTACTGCGTTGTATTGAAACGTCGACTCACAGGCCGGTTCTGGCGCAATGCACGGCAATACGCGTTACAATAAATACGCGTTCTGAGCAGAACTTCTCGCTTTACGGACACTACTGTCGACGCGAGAGTTGATTCTCCTGCGCCTTTTTGCATCGCCTTTCAGCTGTAGTAAGTCGACTTGGAAATGCTGCTTTATCCAATCGCGCCGAGTTACGCTGATGTGCTCAGTTTCGCCGAGGCCAACCCATGGGTAATGGATAGCCTACCTCCCATAACTGCACCGCTGTTTGATCATTTCTTGAGCGATTTGTTCCCGCCCTTCGAGCCACGGAAAGCTGACCCGTGCACTCTTGATAATGTGTACTGCCCGCCACCCGGCGAAGGCGAGCTCTTGGTTGAGGACAAGGTTGATGAAGAGGATGCGCTGCCCAACGTATCAGCGAGCAGCAGTAGCGACTACGACGACTCGATTAAGGCTTCAGCCGCCTGCGCTTGTGACGATGAACAGCGCCCATTGTCGGAGTTCTCCCGTTCATTTGACGTTGCGGGATTTGTCGCCGGAGAGA
Above is a window of Rhipicephalus sanguineus isolate Rsan-2018 chromosome 3, BIME_Rsan_1.4, whole genome shotgun sequence DNA encoding:
- the LOC119388216 gene encoding uncharacterized protein LOC119388216 — protein: MLLYPIAPSYADVLSFAEANPWVMDSLPPITAPLFDHFLSDLFPPFEPRKADPCTLDNVYCPPPGEGELLVEDKVDEEDALPNVSASSSSDYDDSIKASAACACDDEQRPLSEFSRSFDVAGFVAGEITVKAVGNCVEVHAGHLEKPPPGQEGDYVRREYTHRFTLPDDVRQDSITSVLTEEGTLVVRAPRSDVVCAEEAYSGSTVS